GCGAGGAGTGCACCCAGGGCCGCGATGAGACTTCCGAGGGCCTCCACGAGAGGTTGCTGAGTATGGCCCATGGCATACGCGGTCGCCGCCGCCACAAGACCACCGACCACCACGCCGCCGCCGAGGAGCCAGATAAACTGGAGGCCCACCCCCATGAAGCCGACGGTGGCGCCTGCGCCGATAATCGTGAAGAGGACGATCGCCACGCCGTCGTTGAGCACCGCCTCGCCTTCGAGGATCACGCCCAGCCGGATATCCAGACGTGCCTCGCGCAGAAAGGCCAGCACGCTCACCGGGTCGATCGCTGAGACGATCGCGCCCAGCAACAATGCACTGCGCAGGTCGAGGTGAAAGAGCGCCTTTACAGTCCAGCCGATCACCAGCGCGGTCAGGATCGTGCCGGGGACGGCCAGCAATCCAATGAGTCCCCCGTACGTCTTGAGGTGTCTTGGGGGCAACCGGAGGCCGCCCTCAAACAGAAGCGGGGGAATAAGGAGGGTGAGCAGCACCTCCGGCGTGACCGTGATCGGGGAAGCAAGATGCAAATTTCCGATCGCGAGGCCGGCGATGACGAGGGCGATCGTGTACGGTACGCGCAGCTGCTCGGTGACGATAGAGACGGCTGCAGCGACCAGCATGAACCTCAGCGCCAGACTGAGCGCAGTCATGAGTGACGCGATGGTTCGGAATGCGCCATCGCTTCCCCTGTGAGCGCTCGACAAAACGAGAAGCGACGAATGGCGTCCACCTGGCTCACTACGGTACTATAGGCGCATGAATACCATCGAGGCCGAAGCCTCCCCACTCTTGGAGCCCCATGTTGCTCGGGTTCTTGAGTCGATGCAGATCCCGGATTGTGGCCTGCTCGTGTGGCTCGATGGGGAGCGGGGGGGTGATCTCCTCGCCCGCAGAAATCCGTTTAAGCTCCACGGACTGTTCTGGCCGGTCGAGCGCGGCAATCCCATGATCCCCGAGAAAGTTCGCTATCGGGTGACCGCCGACACCAATTACGTCGTCTGGATCGCCCACGAGGATGCGACCGGCCCCTTGGTTGGTCTCACCGTGATCCTTGCCCATGAGCTCCGCCATCTCGAGCAGCGCCTCTTCGATTCGAGCTTATACTACGCCGGCAGCCTGATCTTGCCATACTTATTCTGGCGCATGCAGAACGGCAACCTGCGCTCCGTCCTGGAAGATCCTTTCGAAGACGCGCAGGCCCGAGCCCGCGAGATCGCCGAGTCGATCCACGGAGACGAAGTGACGCGTGCCCACTACCGCAGCGCCAGATGGTACCGATTTCTGAACCGGCGTCCGGTCCCACCGCTCGGTGAGGTCGCCGTCGAGATCCGGACGTTCCTCGAACGGGAGCGCGAGGACATTCGCAACCTCCTTCGAGACTTGGGTCCCTCTGGAACCGAGGCGCGAAGCCTGTGCGAACGCGTTGATTGGCCCGCGTTTGGTCTCCGGGAGTTCGCGGCCCTTGAGTAACCGAGCGTCCTGACGAGCACCAATGCGTTCGCCGAGAACGTGTTATAACGTGTTATATTGGAATCGAATCTGGACCAAACGAGGTGACCCCGAAGCCACATGATCGTCGAGCAGGAACGTCCACGTCCCGAGGCGCTCCTTGAGCAAGCGACGGCGGAGGAGCGGCGGAAGCAGCGGGGGAAACTGAGGGTTTTCCTCGGCTTTGCCGCTGGGGTCGGGAAGACGTACGCGATGCTCGAGGCGGCTCACGAGCAACTGGCCCAGGGGCGCGATGTCGTCGTGGCTTACTGCGAGTGCCATGGGCGGCAGGAGACCGTGGCCCTGCTCTCTGGGCTCCCGGAGATCCCCCGGCAGCGCACCGAATACCGCGGCATCGCGCTCGAAGAGATGGACCTCGATGCCGTGCTGAGCCGCCATCCCCAACTCGCCGTCGTCGACGAGCTGGCGCATACCAATGTCCCCGGTTCGAGGCATACCAAGCGCTACCAGGACGTGGAAGAGCTCCTGGCCGCGGGCATCGACGTGTATACTGCGCTGAACATCCAGCACGTCGAGA
The sequence above is a segment of the bacterium genome. Coding sequences within it:
- a CDS encoding cation:proton antiporter; translated protein: MLVAAAVSIVTEQLRVPYTIALVIAGLAIGNLHLASPITVTPEVLLTLLIPPLLFEGGLRLPPRHLKTYGGLIGLLAVPGTILTALVIGWTVKALFHLDLRSALLLGAIVSAIDPVSVLAFLREARLDIRLGVILEGEAVLNDGVAIVLFTIIGAGATVGFMGVGLQFIWLLGGGVVVGGLVAAATAYAMGHTQQPLVEALGSLIAALGALLAANAIGASGVIAVVAAGVVFGSYGPRHLTDFGRETVSTTWAVIAFLANSMLFLLIGLEVPAALLIHHWLLILVVIGTAFAIRVIIVQAFTSIRQTRTDLFPRAWRYPLVWGGLRGGVAIALALGLDRTIPGRETIVAGAFGVVVSTLLVQGLSIRPVMRWAGLLPMARQEETSPRP